In the Zingiber officinale cultivar Zhangliang chromosome 5A, Zo_v1.1, whole genome shotgun sequence genome, tgcccggtcgccataggaaacggacccacaatatccattccccattggtcaaacggacaggacacggtagctgccttcatttcctccgccggtcggtgggagaagttatgatacttttggcaagaaaggcaaatcgcgacggtccgagcgacgTCTGCTTGcagagttggccaaaagtatccggccagcaggatcttcttagccagcgatcgtccgcccggttGCCctcccgcacgatccttggtgcacttcttggaggatgtacgccgcgtcttccgagctcacgcatttcaacagcgggcgggagaaagccttcttgtagagttggtctctaataagcgtgaaccgaccggctctccttcttaacaaCTGGGCTTCATCTCGCTCggacggtgtagcacccgagcggagaaactccatgatgggtgtcctccaatcactcgGAAACGCgtggccttccatccggtcgacgtgcgccaccaaagatacttgttcaattggctgctggatgacgactggcgttattgagcttgtgagtttggctaactcatctgccgcctgatttTCCGCtcagggtatcttctggataatcacttctctgaaattggctttaagcttttcgaaggcttcagcgtagagtttgagccgagcgttgttaatctcaaaagtaccagagagctgctgagcggccaactgagagtctgaatgtaGCGTCACCTGTCCGAcccccacatgccgggcggcctgtaagccggctataagggcctcatattctATTTCGTTGCTTGTagctctgtaatccagccggatggatagatgcatacttttcttcttggggagagagcaatAATACatcaatcccgctcccgagccgagtggacgatccatcaacaaatattttccacatggcttcgggctctggcctttgtacttctgtgacaaaatctgccaaggactgcgcctttatcgccgagcggggttgatattgagcctcgaattcgctcaactccgtggtccatttgatgagccgtccggacacttctgggttcaacagcactcttcccaaagggctattcgtccagacgatgatagtatgcgccaagaaataggggcgaaggcgccgagcggcgaggaccaaagcaaaagccagcttctcgagcccagtgtagcgagattcagcatcttttaaaatatggcttagaaaatatacaggttcttctccgctcgcccttactagtgctgagccgactgcttgctcagttggcagagagttcaagtatgttttcagatcttcgaacgcccgatcacattcttcgtcccagtgaaacttaatggctttgcgcaagattttgaaaaaaggtaggctccggtcggcagtcttggagatgaatctggacaaagcagttatccgaccggtcaggcgctgcacttccctcagatttcttgggggcggcatatcttgcagtgctttcactttgctgggatttgcctcgatgccccgctcgatcactatgtatcccaagaaatgcccgccttttgctccgaatagacacttctgagggttcagcttaactccatacctcctcagcgttcggaaagtctcctccatgtctttaaaaagatcggccgctcggaacgacttaatgagaatgtcatccacatatacttccaaatttcgcccgatctgctccttaaacactttgttcatcaagcgctggtaagttgctcccgcattcttcagtccgaacggcatcacattgtagcagtaagtgtcgtcAGCTGTAACGAAgttaaccttctcttgatcttctcgggcgagcgacacttgatggtagccttgataagcgtcgagcatgcatatcaactcgcagccggctgtggagtccaccagttgatcgatccggggcaggggataaaaatcctttgggcacgccttgttaagatcccggaaatcgatgcacactctccacttgttgtccggcttggagactagtaccacgtttgcCAACCAGCTCgagaactggacctcgcgtatgtggccggcctccaggagtttctcgacctccgttcggatgattgcattttgttcggcgctgaagtccctctttctttgcttcaccggccgagcgtccggtcggacgtggagctcatgctgcgctatactcggcgaaatttcgggcagctcatgcgtcgaccagacgaagacatcacagtttttctggaggcatttgaccacttcctctttctggcttgcctccagatcggccgcaatgaatgtggtggcctccgatcgggtcggatggatctgcacttcctctttttcttcgcaCACCAAAggaggaggtttttcagttatgacGTTTACCTccatccggggcgccttccgagcagaattggcttctgctcgtaccatctcgacgtagcatcgccgagctgccagttgatctcctcgtacttctcccactttgtcttcgaccgggaacttgatcttttggtggaAAGTGGAGATGGCCGCTCAGAATTCACTGAGAGCCGATCGTCCCAATATTacgttgtatgccgacggagagtccaccacgacgaagtttgcagaccgcgtccttctgagcggctcctctcctagcgaaatagccagccggatctgtccgaccggcagaacttcgttgcccgtaaacccatagaggggggttgtcatgggcagcagctcggctcgatcaatttgcaattggtcgaaggcctttttgaatataatattgaccgagtttcctgtgtcaatgaaaacatggtgaatagtgtagttggctattaccgctttgatgaggagaacGTCGTCATGtgacacttcgactccctccaagtctttgggcccgaaactgatttcgggtccgctcgtcctttcttggctgcagccgaccgcatggatctggagctgcctgacgctagccttccttgctcggttagagtctcctccggtcggcccaccagctataatgttgatttcgcctcgggaaatgttgtttctattttcttcttcccgagcggacggcctaggccgctccctagacatccggggattgtcttcacgcctcagagtatgatgccgctcgggagtctgtctttgcCGCCTGTCGGgtatcgtccgatcggcttcacgaggtctctgtcgcctatcggatgatggcgatcgacggtcgccactccggggaacggggtgggcgattagaggaagactccggcaatctctggtgttatgcgtgtccttccggtggaatgagcagaacattggggtccatttcttctttggcttgggccgctcggcagctacctcttgcacatgggacctcgCATGGGGGGAGTAGAttacttcggccctcggtcctctgggcgggtgATGAGCAGtgtgaggcttccgctcggcagggggagcccgctcggttggagtttccttccttcgggccgcttgggcttcctccacattgatgtatttattggcccggtgtagcatatggtcgtagtctcggggcgacttccgaacgagcgagcggaagaagtccccgtccacgaggccttgcgtaaaagcgttcatcattgtctcagaggtggccgttggaatatccatgggcacccggttgaatcgttggatataTGCTCTAAGCAGCTctttgggctcttgcttgatggcgaataagctcacgctagtcttctgatagcgccgactgcttacaaaatggtggaggaaggccgtgcagaagtctttgaaacttgagatagatccgtccagcagtctccgaaaccaccgttgagccgatccagagagggtggtcagaaaaactcgacacttcaccccatctgtgtattgatgaagggtagccgtgttgtcgaacttacccaaatgatcgtccgggtcggtggttccattgtattcaccgatcgccggaggcacatagtgctttggcagagggtcccgtagGATGGCCtatgagaattgacggttgatccgttcgggcgaggcgtccgctcggggagccttgccttttctgctgtctcgtcttggtacttcatctgatgaagatcctcgatcacgattaactgttgcggcttcaggaggagtgcgaaatagggcccgatgaaatggaaccgtggcctgcggtgcttccgctcggcctcctgatgctgatgttgcttgctgctcaatccgctcggcctgcgacttctgcctttgttccacaagcttagctgctcgtgTTTCAATCAGAGCGTCTAGTTCTTCTGccgagagcatcaccgagtgcggtcgtccagcttcgtccattgcttccgatcggatgcaggagcgttcccacagacgacgccaaattgatcttgtccgaacgctgaatcaacggacgctggacacgtggcgctctccgagttgtTGGcatagatctccgaccggtcgtacggacctccggcgaccctgcaaggaagtcaggccgggaaggggttcccggcaacgaccctccgacgctcaagccaGGTAAGTGAACAATGAAGAAATAGCTCACAATCTCAGAGAAAATATGCATACCTCCGGTAaagtgcgaggctccttatatagagctgggaaggagctcatgcacacataccgaggtgaatacgtgtccccatcccatacctcagtaagggcttgtcagaaagcttacctgacaccatactgctacagtccaagcatgtcttcgatgggacagcggaaccctttgTCGTAAGGTTTGGAGTATGTCCTGGTCATAGAGCATGCCCGccgtcagaagatgttccttgtccttttctccttactccatgccaggcgtccggccggccggcactcacctcacgtccggccggtcatacgTACTGGTCTATTTAGGAGATTTCCGGTAATGTGCTCggtggagactgttcgcagtatgttactttatgccttcggccgaacgggttatccgctcggccatatgattcTGTTCAACCCGAGCGTCGGAATCCCTAGTCGGGTCGTCTTTGGTTCAGCTGGGATCCCGTTCAGCCGACCGATCtacccttctccggtcggacgTCTGgtattttgacctccacgtggcgttgactccccaaaAAGGGGGTCCCcccgttcttaccgccggatcacttgcctccccttcaagtctagtcgaaggagacgattagtccgactgactagaccatcaGTTGAACCGAGCGGTGTCCTGCAACCATCATCCGCTCGGAAACAAAAGGGGTAgctaaaacgccagtcaacggccacattactcagcatctcttcgaagttttcgccaatctctatcattaaggtcgagcacgcgcccaTTAAATGCGTTCCAACGGCTGGCTGCCACGTGGCGGTGCTACCGTCATCGTACGACGGCGGCGTGGTgctctgatgggatcgaggctgttcgaaatgaacggcgcgatgagtgctccgattctcgcgacctggatccaacagtggaggccgctcgggctccaccctataaaaagCTCCGTTTTCTCCCTTCGTCGCACTCTTGCTCTTGCGTGCCCCACAGCTTCTCGCGTTCTAGCTTTCCGGCGATCTCATTCCTCATGTTTCGGCGATCTCCGATGCTCTTTCttcgatcctcctcttcgttgCAAGGTTCTCTTTCTTTCCCTCTTTGTTTCCGGcgctttctttgcatttctttcccaagttttcgtcTTCGGGATACTGTTCTGTTGCCATCTTCTTGCTTTTATCTTCTGCCTTcgtcttttttggtttcgtccgctcggataatggcccaatcttctcaacccgaagaccaaaccctcggcctatggtacactaccatggattCGCGCTTCGATCAGCGTGACGTCGATCTTTTGATAGAAAACTTCGACATCCCTTCTGATTTCGAAGTCATTTTacccggtccctccgctcggcctcaAAAATCGCCGCGCAGAGCCTTTtatgttttccgcgaccagttcacagccggtctgcgatttcccattCATCCTTTCATCGTTGACGTctgcaactttttcggcattccgctcggaagcctagtccccaatacctttcgccttttatgcggcgtcgttgtcctgttcaaaatcctgatgctgatgttgcttgatgctcaatccgctcggcctgcgacttctgcctttgttctacaagcttagctgctcgtgTTTCAATCAGAGCGTCTAGTTCTTCTGccgagagcatcaccgagtgcggtcgtccagcttcgtccattgcttccgatcggatgcaggagcgttccgacagacggcgccaaattgatcctgtccgaacgctgaattaacggacgctgggcacgtgatgCTCTCCGAGTTGCtggcgtagatctccgaccggttgtacggacctccggcgaccctgcaaggaagtcgagccgggaaggggttcccggcgacgaccctccgacgctcaagtcaggtaagtgaaCAACGAAGAAATGGCTCACAAGTCACAATCTCAGAGAAAatatgcgtacctccggtgaagtgcgaggctccttatatagagctgggaaggagctcatgcacacatactgaggcgaatacgtgtccccaacccatacctcagtaagagcttgtcagaaagcttacctgacaccatactgttacagtccaagcacgtcttcgatgggacagcggaaccctttgTCGTAAGGTTTGGAGTATGTCCTGGTCATAGAGCATGCCCAccgtcagaagatgttccttgtcatTTTCTCCTTACTCCATGTCGAGCGTCCGACTGGCCGGCACTCACCTCACGTCCGGTCGGTCATACGTACTGGTCTACTTAGGAGATTCCCGGTAATGTGCTCggtggagactgttcgcagtatgctacTTTATGCTTTCGGTCGAAcggactatccgctcggccatatgattaTGTTCAACCCGAGAGTCAAAATCCCTAGTCGGGTCGTCTTTGGTTCAGCTGGGATTCCGTTCAGCCGACCGGTCTATCCTTCTCCGGTCGAACGTCTGgtattttgacctccacgtgacgttgactcctCAGAAAGAAGGTTCCccgttcttatcgccggatcaattttaatttaaaatatttagtcaGTTTTAGATGAAATTAATTGATGAatctatataattcaaaattttaaaagtttaatagtttttttaaaaatttaagtgaGTTCTAGAaatatattgatgatattgatTTATAGACtatataatttgataattttaaaattatgatataTAATTTgagtattttaaaactttatcaattgaattccataaaaaattatttttaaaatataatggaAAATCGAACCGGAAAAAACCATTTAAACCCGATTGGTCGGGCCAAGGCACAGCCGGCCAGTGATTGCAACGGGTACAAGTCTTGTGACGCGGGTCACTGACATGGCACATGGAGAGAGAGGTAGGTTGTCTTCCTTTCTGGAACCAGTGGACCGGCACATGGCCGTATATAGGAACCGGAAAACCGGCCCGACACACTAATATGGGAAACAGGCAGTCCAGTGTTAAAGAGTATATTTACAATACTTATCTATAATAAACATTAAATAACAATTCAAAGATACACTAGCGAGGATAATGCTCTGTAGCTAACGATAATATACCATTGAAATTCCCAAAACCTTTAAATAATGATGATGGACCTCATCTATATATACAGACAGTAATGCAGCAATTAGTGGTGATCCTTGAGGCCCAAACGGCGAAGGAGGTAGGGGGTGTCCTCCGGGTGGTCGTCGATCTCATGGAGGTTGCGCTGCACCCACCGGCCGTCATGGGCTCGGGTCATGCCCTTGTTCTCGTCCTGCCGCCAAAACGGCGGCACCATGTGGTGGTCCTTGAGGAAGTCACACGCCTTGTTCACCAACGCCGGGTCTCGCGCGCTTGCCAGCACAAATCGGTGCCCCTTCCCATGGTACCTGCACCTCACCGTGTCAAATTATGTAATCAAcgtaaaatattaaataattttacctTCACAGTCAACCATTCCTACTCAATGCAACGACAAACACATACATACACACACAAGTTACGTCCAACGTATAATGGCATCTGAGTAGCATCCGCACAATGAAAATGTTTGTTTTATCGGAATCACAAGTCAATGAGTCTGGACAAGTAAAAATTCACAAATAAACAAAGACGTGGACTTATAAACAAAGACTTCTAAGAAACTCCATATGCTTAGCTCCCATATATGATAAAGGATATATATTAACTAGCCCGTCTTCATCGCATTAAATTCCATTTTTCAATGATAAACTACGCTACATTAAAAATTTGTCCTTAATTGTGTTTTTATACTATTCTATCATCTATTGGGCATGACAAGTCAAAtcacactaaaaaaaaaaaaaaagcgctTCAGTCTAAATCAACATTCTTCTATTTTGACCATTTATAGGTGCTCCATATAATTCATGTGAGCTGCTGTGGTTTTATTAGAATTTGATTCAAATATTATTCATAAAATTACATAAATCTTATCGTTTTCTAGAAGTTTCCATCAGCTACAATGCATACGGCTGACAAAGCTGTCTATGAGTAAATTAAAGGTAGGCGGAGAGTAAGGTAGAGCTGACGTACCCATCAAGGAGATGCAGGTGGGCCTCCAGATTGTGGAAGCAGGAGGGGTCGCCGGTGTCCTTGAGAAAGGGGGACCATTTGTGATCCAGAGCTAGCTCCACGCCGACGTGGCTGTAGCTCCACGGCAGCCCCTCCGCCATCCGCCGGATCGCCGCCGGTATCCGCTCGTTGAACAGGATCCCTGGCACCTTCGGCACCGTATCGTGGACGTTCACCACCCGGATCGCCTTGATCCCTACTCCCTCCTCGAACCGCTCCTTGAACCGCGCGTTGCCCACCCGCGGCCCCGAGAACGAGAATACCGCCACCGGCAAAGGCTCCGCCTTCCCCTCCACTCTCGTCAGCCCCATCTCCGTGATGTCGTAGGCGCTCAGCATCGCCAACGCGCTCCCGAGGCTGTGCCCCGTCACTGATATGCTCACCTCCTCCCCCTTCGCCCCCGCGTAGTGCTCCACCAATTTCCTCACCTCCGTTATCACCTGCTCCCGAGCAGAGTACTTGCAGAACCGGCACGTTGGGTCCTTGTCCGTGTACAGATCCGCGAACCCTGACTCGACCTTGACTGCGCTGTCAGGACAAGGGATCCCCACCTCGGCCACCGGCCGGAGGAAATCCATCAGATCCGCGATCCACTCCAGCCGCGTCACCGTGCCCCGCCACGCTACCACGACGTCGCGCCGCCCTATCCGGGCGGAAGCTTCGTCGTCGGAGACGGCGATGTAGCCGATCCAGTTGGCCTTCTGGCTCCAAGTCTTGGCGCCGGCCCGCGAGGTGCGGAAGAAGTTGGGGAGGTTGAAGTTGGAGGTGGCGTAGAGGTAGCGGGTGATGGCGTAGCCGTGGTCGGCCATGCCGAGGCAGGCGAAGAAGCTACGGCGGTTGTACTTGCAGCTGCCGCAGAAGCGGGAGACGGGGTCGTAGTCGAAGGCGTCGTAGCAGGCCTGGGAGAACTCGCCGTACCGGATGAGCTCCGATCGGAGGAGCGGGTCCATGGGATCGAGGAGGCCGGCCCAGTCATCGCGGCCGTGGATCTCGCGCCACCGATCAGCGAGTCCCCTGCCAGACCCCTCCGTCGGGTCTTCCTCCTCCTCATCCATCTCCAGGTCGGCGATGATCGAGGACATGGAGTCATCCCTGACCGCGAACGGAGATCGGACCTTCGCGGCCCGCATCGAAGGCGGCGGCGAGGGCAGGGACGTGATAAGAAGGTGCGTATGGCGGCGAGGGGGAAGAGGCCGGTAGATGGCGATGGAGGCCGGAGGGAGCTTGGGTTGCGTGATCGCGGCCATGAGTTGGGGGATCGACGGCGACAGAGAGGTGAGATCGGCGAAGACTCTGGAATATACGGGAAGAATTAAAGGAAGAAGGTTGAAATGTAAGTAAAGAGTCTGATTGGGTGGCGGACTGCgcgatttttttattttatttttatatttagagAAGCttgtaataaaatttaaaaagtttaataATAAAAGCTGGACTGATTATGAAGATGAGATTTTGGAGTTTTTAGATCATCTCCAATTATCACTAAATTTGATACAATTTTCATATTAAAAGGGTACTATTTTAACATCAAATATTATTTCAACTTCAATTTATCATCATCATATCACACTAAAAAAgaatattctttagaatattttataattcttattaattttcttatatgataattattatatttaaaattaatacttcttaatatttaatattttaaattttttaaaattaagtatctaactaatatatatatatatatatatatatatatataatttttatttttaattttattatttaattactcaggcataaatatattttaaaaatattataaaatcacacacaattaggataaaatattttactattttatatttaaaacaaaCAAGGATACTTAATTGAAAATACAATATTACAAGACTTTAACTTTCAGAATTACTATATTGTTCCCATAAATGCTCAATTAATGTCTTTCGAAGGGCAATATGAGCTTCTTTGTCTTTGATTTGTCTGTATCGAGCTAGAAACTCTTTAAATCGAGTACCATCATCTCTTGCGGGCTCAACATCTGGAGTCGACATCTCAAAGTGTTCCACGATTGGTGCATTTAAATCACGTTCATCTTCAATTATCATATTATGCATAATAATTATCATATTATCATATTatgcataataaaatatattaaataaaattaaaataataattttaataaattaaatatttacaaatatatataataaaatttatatattctattaaatgcacttaatttaaatttataataaataataattacatttaattatactataaataaagataaagaaaataataattattaattaattaaatttgattttataataatataataaaaataaaaataaaaatctctccaTCACCAAATAGGGTGATGTGAATATGGTGTTGCACTATTCACATCACCATAGTTGGGATGGGTTTTGGTGTATGGGTTGGAGCAATTTGGTGTCAAATTGACATCAAATTTGGTGTTTTGGTGATGGATTGGAGATGCCCTTAGTTCAGTAGTACAAAGGTGGATGGACTTCAATTTGTAACATTAATGAGGTTGCAGTTAGGGCAGATTCAAGATTTTAGATATGAGGAAGTCCGAATAttaaataacaaaaataattattaaacatattatattataataatctcTTTAATTTTCAtgaatattatatatttaattaaatatattatattatattatacttTAATGATCTTTTCAAATTtactatatatttaaaatatatatttagttaGAATATGAAATATAAagggaaaaatatattttgaatctGGAGAGGCGTGGGACAATAATGCAGTGATAAGACAGTAaattaacaaatattttttttaatgatgagCTGatctaaaaatgataaattaatagattCGTTGAAATCTGGAGAGGCGAGTACTTTTTAATTGATTCTGATGatcaatgaaaaattttcataggaTTGAATCGATCAACTCAGGATTAGTCGATGTAAACTAAATATCTGatgttaattaaaaaataataataaatccaGAGAGGCCCCTACGGGCATAGCCAAGTAGGTATTTGAGTGAGGAATTGTCACAATAGGTCTTGGGTTTGAATCATGAGGTTTACCCATGCTAGACCTCACCTAGAAGTCGCTCGACTGGCAGGATAATCTACGTGATTTATTCCCTTCCAATTTGCTCGGGGGCATCTTGGAGGGGCCACATAGT is a window encoding:
- the LOC121981077 gene encoding phospholipase A1-Igamma1, chloroplastic-like, which encodes MAAITQPKLPPASIAIYRPLPPRRHTHLLITSLPSPPPSMRAAKVRSPFAVRDDSMSSIIADLEMDEEEEDPTEGSGRGLADRWREIHGRDDWAGLLDPMDPLLRSELIRYGEFSQACYDAFDYDPVSRFCGSCKYNRRSFFACLGMADHGYAITRYLYATSNFNLPNFFRTSRAGAKTWSQKANWIGYIAVSDDEASARIGRRDVVVAWRGTVTRLEWIADLMDFLRPVAEVGIPCPDSAVKVESGFADLYTDKDPTCRFCKYSAREQVITEVRKLVEHYAGAKGEEVSISVTGHSLGSALAMLSAYDITEMGLTRVEGKAEPLPVAVFSFSGPRVGNARFKERFEEGVGIKAIRVVNVHDTVPKVPGILFNERIPAAIRRMAEGLPWSYSHVGVELALDHKWSPFLKDTGDPSCFHNLEAHLHLLDGYHGKGHRFVLASARDPALVNKACDFLKDHHMVPPFWRQDENKGMTRAHDGRWVQRNLHEIDDHPEDTPYLLRRLGLKDHH